Within the Hypericibacter adhaerens genome, the region GGAGAGCTCGCCGGCGATCCGTTTCATCATCGACAGGTAGCTGTCGAAGCGCTGCTCGAACCGCTCGGTGGGCGCCGAGACGGTCAGCGCGAAAGGCTGGGCGCCGCCGCCGATGCCGACCGCGAGGCAGCAGAGGCCGTTGGAGAATTCCTCGAGATCGGTCGCATAGCCCTGCTGGCGGATCCGCTCGAAATCCTCATAGAGCCGGGCCAGCGTGGTGATGGTGTTCTTGGTCCGGGCATTGAGCCGGTGGCTCGAGAGATAGTCGGTGCGCAGCTGCTCGGTCGAGTAGGCGAGCAGCAGCTTGCCCGAGGCGCGGGCATGGGCGTCGAAATAGGTGCCGTGCGAGACTTCCGCCGCCTGCACCGAGTTGGTGCCGCGCGCCGTGACCAGGGTGACGATCTCGCCGTCCCACCAGCCCGAGGCATAGGCCGTCTCGCCGGTCTCCTCCGCGATGCGCCGGACCACCGGCGCCAGATGCTCGGGCGGCGCCAGCTGGCGCTTGAAGCCTTCGATCAGCGTGCCGACGCGCAGGCCCAGCACATATTTGCCAGGGCCTGAGCGTGTGAGGATGCCGGTCGCGACCAGCGTATGGAGGAGATGGTAGCTCGCCTGCCGCGGCAGGCCGGTCGCCGCCACCACCTCGGCGGCCTTGAGCCCGTCCTTGCTCTGCGCCACGGCGAAAAGGATGCGCATCGCGCGGTCGACCGACTGGACGCGCGGCGCGGGTTCCGTCTCTTTCGTGCGCATCGAGCTCATGGAATCCCGTCGCCAATCCTCATCGCCAGGCGCGCGGTCCAGGTCCATCGCAACCTGTCCTTGCGCATCATACATGACATGCCGATTCGCCAAGGGCCGGGGCGACCCCTGCCGCTCAGCCCTTCACCCCGCCGGCGGTCAGGCCCCGGATGAAGAAGCGCTGGCCGAAGAGATAGAGCAGCAGCATCGGCAGCGTGCCCCAGAGCATGCCGGCCATCACCATCGGCACGTCGATCCGGTAGCGGGAGTTGTAGACCGTGAGCCCGACCATGAGCGTGCGCAGATGCTCGCTCTGCAGGAAGACGACCGCGATCAGGAGCTCGTTCCAGACCCACAGCGCCTGGACCGTCACCACCGTCGCCAGCGCCGGCCCCGACAAAGGCAGCAGGATCGAACGGAAGATCCGCCAGCTCCCCGCCCCGTCCATGCGCGCCGCCTCGATCAGCGAGGGCGAGATCGTCTTGAAGAAGCTGGCCAGCAGGAAGGTCGAGAAGGGCAGCAGCAGGCCGGTATAGATGACGATGACGGTCTGGTAGGTGTTGAGCTGGCGCAGGCCCGCGGCGATCTGGAACAGCGGGATCACCAGCACGATCGGCGGGATCACCATGAGGGCGATCAGCGCGCCCAGCACATAAGGGCCGGCGCGCCATTTCATCAGCGCGATCGGATAGGCCGCGAGCGCCGCCAGCGCCGTCGAGAGCAGCACCGAGGCGCTCGTGACGGCGACCGAGTTGACGACCCAGCGGAAGAGATCGCCGCCGGCGAAGGATTGCGCCAGGGTGGAGAGGACGGGCGCCATCGGCGGTCCGAAGGTGTTGCCGAGGAACTCCTCGCGCGTCTTGAAGGCGCTGACCAGCATGAAATAGAGCGGCAGCAGGGCGATACCGGCGAACGCGATCAGCGTCGCATGCTTCAGGGCGGTCGCCGGCCAGGCGGCGATCTGGCTATTCGTTCTCATAGACCGCGAGCCTCTGGCTCAGCCACTGGCGCAGTGCCAGCAGCAGCCCGACGATGGCGAGCAGCACGACGCCGGCGGCGGCGCCCACGCCGATCTGGCTGTTCTGGAACACCTGCTGGTAAATGTAGAACTCGGTCACGACCGTGCTGTTCTGCGGGCCGCCCAGCGTCATGACATAGACGTAGGAGAAGACCCAGGAGAGCATGTTGATGAGCTCGACGATGGCGTAGAAGGCCAGCGTCGGGATGAGCTGCGGCACGGTCACATAGCGCAGCACCTGGAACCAGCTGGCGCCGTCGACCCGCGCCGCCTCGAAATACTGCTCGCCCACGCTGCTGAGCCGCGCCAGGCAGAGGATGATGCCGAAGCCCAGCTCCTTCCAGACGATGACGGCCATGATGGTCGGCATGGCGAAGGCCGGGCTGCCCAGCCAGTCCGCCGCCAGCGCCTCGAGCCCCAGCGCCCTGAGCCCGCTGTTGAGCTGGCCCTGATACTGGAAGAGATAGCCGAACACGACGCCCACCACGGGAATCGAGAGGATGTAGGGGATGAAGAGCAGCGAGCGGTAGAGCCTCCAGCCGCGCGGCCTGTCGTGCAGGAGCTGGGCCAGCACCACGCTCAGGACCAGCAGCACCGGCACGCAGAGGAAGAGCCGCAGGTTGTTGGCGATGGCCCGGTGGAACAGCGAATCGGTCGCGATATAGCCGAAATTCGCCATCCCGACGAAGGTGGTGGGCAGGTAGGCCGAGCGGCCGACATGCTCGAGGCTGTAGGTCAGGAGCGAGAGCGTCGGATAGGCGAAGGTGAGCCCGACGAAGGCGATCATCGGCAGGGAATAGATCCAGGGCAGCCAACGATCGAAACGGGCGGTCATCATCGTCCTGGGCAAACGGGCCGGGCGCCCCTCGAAGGGCGGCGATATGTATCACTATATGATTATTTATTCACTATATAACAACGCCGCGTCAACGGGGTATCCCGGCGCCCCCACGCTTGCCAATCCAGGGGGCGCCCGCACATCCCTCGCCATCCGATCATTCGTCTCAGGCTCCGGAGAAGCCGGCCCGCCCCGGGAGCGCAAGATAAGGAGAAGGCGCAGCCGCGGGATCGGACAGGGGTCACGGGGGAGGGGACGCGTCCGCGCGAGACGCGGGGTGAGGCCCATCATCGGGCGCCGGGTGACCGAAGTGACTTTCCCGCGCCAGCGCATGGTTGCGCTTGTTCTTTGTATCGTTCGAA harbors:
- a CDS encoding IclR family transcriptional regulator, which translates into the protein MRTKETEPAPRVQSVDRAMRILFAVAQSKDGLKAAEVVAATGLPRQASYHLLHTLVATGILTRSGPGKYVLGLRVGTLIEGFKRQLAPPEHLAPVVRRIAEETGETAYASGWWDGEIVTLVTARGTNSVQAAEVSHGTYFDAHARASGKLLLAYSTEQLRTDYLSSHRLNARTKNTITTLARLYEDFERIRQQGYATDLEEFSNGLCCLAVGIGGGAQPFALTVSAPTERFEQRFDSYLSMMKRIAGELS
- a CDS encoding carbohydrate ABC transporter permease, which translates into the protein MRTNSQIAAWPATALKHATLIAFAGIALLPLYFMLVSAFKTREEFLGNTFGPPMAPVLSTLAQSFAGGDLFRWVVNSVAVTSASVLLSTALAALAAYPIALMKWRAGPYVLGALIALMVIPPIVLVIPLFQIAAGLRQLNTYQTVIVIYTGLLLPFSTFLLASFFKTISPSLIEAARMDGAGSWRIFRSILLPLSGPALATVVTVQALWVWNELLIAVVFLQSEHLRTLMVGLTVYNSRYRIDVPMVMAGMLWGTLPMLLLYLFGQRFFIRGLTAGGVKG
- a CDS encoding carbohydrate ABC transporter permease; its protein translation is MTARFDRWLPWIYSLPMIAFVGLTFAYPTLSLLTYSLEHVGRSAYLPTTFVGMANFGYIATDSLFHRAIANNLRLFLCVPVLLVLSVVLAQLLHDRPRGWRLYRSLLFIPYILSIPVVGVVFGYLFQYQGQLNSGLRALGLEALAADWLGSPAFAMPTIMAVIVWKELGFGIILCLARLSSVGEQYFEAARVDGASWFQVLRYVTVPQLIPTLAFYAIVELINMLSWVFSYVYVMTLGGPQNSTVVTEFYIYQQVFQNSQIGVGAAAGVVLLAIVGLLLALRQWLSQRLAVYENE